One segment of Paenibacillus sp. FSL R7-0337 DNA contains the following:
- a CDS encoding 4'-phosphopantetheinyl transferase superfamily protein — MQFTSLPKSYHVFLSETVRRIQLELEGEEGCYPLKLSLVSLPPEGGPLDYLSAEEKKKYYGFHYPRRRNSYLLGKLAAKMAVAGEQEDLAGIQIEHGILCQPLVAGSTRRVSITHCDTLGAAVDYDPRLLAGVDMELVDEKAVEAIRRITSSQEEELNNEPGTLLATPLFLTLLWTAKEAMSKVIQTGFTVPTELFEIKQCSRSGQGIISQFKNFPQFKAVSVLRNEYVYTLVLPAKAMTDATESRLLQALQGLLPESLANTAKAAER, encoded by the coding sequence ACTGGAGCTGGAAGGAGAGGAGGGATGTTACCCGCTGAAGCTGAGTCTGGTTTCGTTGCCGCCGGAGGGGGGGCCACTCGATTATCTCAGCGCGGAGGAGAAGAAGAAGTATTACGGCTTCCATTATCCCAGAAGACGCAATAGCTATTTGCTGGGTAAGCTGGCAGCCAAAATGGCTGTGGCTGGTGAGCAGGAGGATCTGGCCGGGATTCAGATCGAACACGGCATTCTGTGCCAGCCGCTTGTAGCGGGAAGCACCCGCCGGGTGAGCATTACCCATTGCGATACGCTGGGAGCAGCGGTGGATTATGATCCGCGTCTACTGGCAGGCGTTGATATGGAGCTTGTGGACGAGAAGGCCGTGGAGGCCATCAGAAGAATCACCAGCAGTCAGGAGGAAGAACTGAACAACGAGCCGGGTACCCTGCTTGCAACGCCGCTCTTTCTGACCTTACTCTGGACAGCTAAGGAAGCGATGTCCAAGGTGATTCAGACCGGGTTCACCGTTCCTACCGAGCTGTTCGAAATCAAACAGTGCAGCCGGAGCGGGCAGGGGATCATTAGCCAATTCAAGAATTTCCCGCAATTCAAGGCGGTATCTGTCCTCCGCAATGAATATGTATATACCCTTGTGCTTCCGGCCAAAGCCATGACCGATGCTACGGAATCCCGGCTGCTGCAAGCTTTGCAGGGGCTGTTGCCTGAAAGCCTTGCTAACACTGCAAAGGCTGCGGAGAGGTGA
- a CDS encoding sensor histidine kinase encodes MKRFMPYPSLLKRLRADLPFLFSGSMPLRRKILLSNLLIVLLALVIFMVSIQRIVFNQTLERTTASSQQEVRLVKQSMETVFQSVQNFTKFVLINQDTQKLLSRDTGDGNDVAALKSIYNTLAAMLVTEPNIDSVIIESLNGNLYYTSNLTGVTRESLGIYPRAEIDAARGGAVWADSLTPAFLSGMKHKNMISVGRVIKSMEKGTPLGYIYVNIDERTLARLYHNEQNPESATLVINRNGRIISANEASRVNQPVPEESLTDWIKSVSQGTRTQAVASDRYLVSMQSLAPYDWKIVQLVTISELTYGYWKIALLLAGFGLISILSAVLLSILFARRLTRPLSQLSEVIVEVGSGNLERRAAADSEDEVGRLGATFNEMVERIQRLMVQVETEEQTKRMLELRLLYSQIKPHFLYNTLDTIRAMAVMSGAKDISKMLKALGEFYRISLSNGQELITVAQEQKHLESYLYIQQIRFPKLNYRISFGPGLEACLVPTMLLQPLVENAIHHGIRGMADGGWCEITCAAESTDGQNLLCFTVRDNGKGMSEEQQRLIWSEHDSAERYSFGLRNIQDRIRLRFGAAYGILLTSEPGRGVEVKLRLPLLKQTNEQEEGTLRL; translated from the coding sequence ATGAAGCGTTTCATGCCATATCCATCCCTCTTGAAGAGGCTAAGGGCGGATCTGCCCTTTCTGTTCAGCGGCAGTATGCCGCTGCGGCGGAAGATTCTGCTAAGCAACCTCCTGATTGTCCTGCTGGCACTGGTGATCTTCATGGTCAGCATTCAGCGGATTGTCTTCAATCAGACCCTGGAGAGAACCACGGCAAGCTCACAGCAGGAAGTGAGGCTGGTCAAACAGTCGATGGAGACGGTGTTCCAGTCGGTCCAGAATTTCACGAAGTTCGTGCTGATCAATCAGGACACCCAGAAGCTGCTCAGCAGAGATACCGGTGACGGCAATGATGTGGCTGCACTGAAGTCGATCTACAATACACTGGCTGCGATGCTGGTGACCGAACCGAATATTGATTCTGTTATTATTGAATCCTTGAACGGCAACCTTTATTACACCTCCAATCTGACCGGAGTGACCCGGGAGAGTCTTGGAATCTATCCCCGGGCGGAGATTGATGCAGCCAGAGGCGGGGCGGTCTGGGCGGATTCGCTTACGCCTGCCTTTCTGTCCGGGATGAAGCATAAGAACATGATCAGTGTGGGCAGGGTCATTAAGAGCATGGAGAAGGGGACCCCGCTTGGCTATATCTATGTCAACATTGACGAGCGGACACTTGCCCGCCTCTATCATAATGAACAGAACCCGGAGAGCGCTACGCTGGTCATTAATCGAAACGGAAGAATCATCTCTGCGAATGAAGCCTCAAGGGTGAACCAGCCGGTTCCCGAGGAATCCCTCACGGATTGGATCAAGTCAGTCTCACAAGGGACCCGGACCCAGGCAGTCGCCAGTGACCGTTATTTAGTATCCATGCAGAGTCTCGCTCCCTATGACTGGAAGATCGTCCAGCTGGTGACGATATCAGAGCTAACCTACGGGTACTGGAAAATAGCCCTGCTGCTGGCCGGGTTCGGCCTGATCAGCATCCTGTCAGCAGTGCTTCTGTCTATTCTGTTCGCCCGCCGGCTGACCCGGCCGCTCAGCCAGCTTAGCGAGGTGATAGTCGAGGTGGGCAGCGGGAATCTGGAGCGGCGCGCGGCCGCCGATTCCGAGGACGAGGTCGGCCGGCTGGGAGCTACCTTCAATGAAATGGTGGAGCGCATCCAGCGCCTGATGGTCCAGGTGGAGACGGAAGAGCAGACCAAAAGGATGCTGGAGCTGCGGCTGCTCTATTCGCAGATCAAGCCTCATTTCCTGTACAATACACTGGACACGATCCGTGCGATGGCTGTGATGTCGGGGGCGAAGGACATCAGCAAGATGCTGAAGGCGCTGGGTGAGTTCTACCGGATATCGCTTAGCAACGGACAGGAGCTGATAACGGTGGCCCAGGAGCAGAAGCATCTGGAGAGCTACCTCTATATTCAGCAGATCCGATTCCCTAAGCTGAACTACCGGATATCGTTCGGGCCGGGACTGGAAGCCTGCCTGGTGCCGACCATGCTGCTTCAGCCGCTGGTTGAGAATGCGATACACCATGGCATTAGAGGAATGGCGGACGGCGGCTGGTGTGAAATTACCTGCGCAGCGGAAAGCACGGACGGACAGAATCTGCTGTGCTTCACCGTCCGTGACAACGGCAAAGGCATGAGCGAAGAGCAGCAGCGGCTGATCTGGTCGGAGCATGACAGTGCGGAGAGATACAGCTTCGGACTCCGGAATATTCAGGACCGTATCCGCCTGCGGTTCGGAGCGGCTTATGGAATCCTGCTAACCTCTGAGCCGGGCCGGGGCGTAGAAGTGAAGCTGCGCTTGCCGCTGCTTAAGCAGACGAACGAACAGGAAGAGGGGACGCTCAGACTATGA
- a CDS encoding response regulator — protein MNTAPVARVLIVDDEYYFRQLLIRLVDWEAAGFEVAAEADDGSAALQIIGEQHIDLIITDIEMPNMNGLEFIGEVRKLNSAAKLIFITSYDNFSYAQQAISLGADHYLLKPVDEDAVEQALRTIRTQLTEKWEAERYINRLRIKAGDVQAPQAGDTRAQKRQSSSTALIGKTIAYVTAHYAKDTLSLQSTASALFVNPSYLSHAFKKETGESFVEYVTNVRLGEAMKLLSQGASEEEAPVPKIATIARQVGYKDPFYFSKCFKKRYGMTPNTVYSGSYSDT, from the coding sequence ATGAACACAGCACCGGTAGCCCGCGTCCTGATTGTGGATGACGAGTATTATTTCAGGCAGCTGCTGATCCGTCTGGTGGATTGGGAAGCCGCCGGGTTCGAGGTGGCCGCAGAAGCCGATGACGGCTCGGCCGCCTTGCAGATCATCGGGGAGCAGCATATCGATCTCATCATTACGGATATTGAGATGCCAAATATGAACGGGCTTGAATTCATCGGGGAAGTCCGTAAGCTGAATTCGGCGGCTAAGCTGATTTTCATCACCAGCTACGATAATTTCTCTTATGCCCAGCAGGCCATCTCGCTTGGAGCGGACCATTATCTGCTGAAGCCCGTCGATGAGGATGCTGTCGAACAGGCTCTCCGCACGATCCGGACACAGCTGACGGAGAAATGGGAGGCAGAGCGCTATATCAACCGGCTCAGAATCAAAGCCGGGGATGTGCAGGCGCCGCAGGCAGGCGATACCCGTGCGCAGAAGCGGCAGAGCAGCAGCACTGCCTTAATCGGCAAGACCATTGCCTATGTAACGGCACATTATGCCAAGGATACGTTGTCACTGCAGAGTACGGCCAGCGCCCTGTTTGTGAACCCTAGCTATTTAAGCCATGCGTTCAAGAAGGAGACCGGCGAGTCGTTTGTGGAATATGTGACGAACGTCCGTCTTGGCGAGGCCATGAAGCTGCTTAGCCAGGGGGCCTCTGAGGAGGAAGCCCCGGTACCCAAGATTGCGACGATAGCCCGGCAGGTGGGCTATAAGGACCCGTTCTATTTCAGCAAATGCTTCAAAAAACGTTACGGAATGACCCCGAATACCGTATACAGCGGCTCCTATTCGGATACCTAA
- a CDS encoding extracellular solute-binding protein codes for MFGKKLGVVAASIALSSIVLSACGGANGNEGATQKQDAKAAEGKESVSLWMFDADPMYQAAAEATAAEVGVDLNYEYIQDETYKTKISVALAANELPDVFQQHAGKSYRTPVLQSKTVAPLNDTLDSTGLGAKFLDNQLVKEEDGNIYSVPSNISTTLVFYYNKKLMSDLGATPPATWDDLQALVTKADDKGIIPIALGGKERWQGDLLYNLLVARQDVNAFDNAIKGDAKFTDAPFVDAAKQVATLVSSNAFQKGFLGSAYLDAQELFKNDKALIWIDGSFNFGALSKAMGDNLGYIAFPKTGAEDVYSATIGFQNSAAPYSLFVNNSSKHLDKAKEFAIKLSLKLNDEFVRKGLPGYASSEVKSESQNEQLSAYASDISKTAKTQAMWFGLLSADTGQEYRDMTQQLYGGNLTPEEYTAQLETLLRSAE; via the coding sequence ATGTTCGGAAAAAAGCTTGGGGTAGTTGCAGCATCCATCGCGCTTAGCAGTATAGTGCTTAGTGCTTGCGGAGGAGCCAATGGTAACGAAGGGGCAACTCAGAAACAGGATGCAAAAGCGGCGGAAGGCAAGGAATCTGTCTCCTTATGGATGTTCGATGCAGATCCGATGTATCAGGCTGCTGCCGAGGCTACCGCAGCGGAAGTCGGCGTGGATTTGAATTATGAGTACATACAGGATGAGACCTACAAGACCAAAATCAGTGTTGCGCTGGCTGCCAATGAGCTTCCGGATGTCTTCCAGCAGCATGCCGGGAAGTCCTACCGGACACCAGTGCTGCAATCGAAAACGGTAGCCCCACTGAACGATACCCTGGATTCCACGGGACTTGGCGCGAAATTTCTGGACAACCAGCTGGTGAAGGAGGAAGACGGCAATATCTATTCCGTTCCTTCCAACATCAGTACAACCTTGGTCTTCTACTATAACAAAAAGCTGATGAGCGATCTGGGCGCTACGCCTCCGGCAACCTGGGACGATCTTCAGGCGCTTGTAACCAAGGCCGATGATAAAGGGATCATCCCTATCGCCCTCGGCGGCAAAGAAAGATGGCAGGGCGATCTGCTGTACAATCTGCTCGTAGCGCGTCAGGACGTTAACGCCTTCGATAATGCGATTAAAGGCGATGCGAAGTTTACGGATGCTCCATTTGTAGATGCAGCGAAGCAGGTAGCCACTCTGGTTAGCAGTAATGCCTTCCAGAAGGGCTTCCTCGGCTCGGCTTACCTGGATGCCCAGGAGCTGTTCAAGAACGATAAGGCTCTGATCTGGATTGATGGCAGCTTCAACTTCGGCGCGCTGTCGAAGGCCATGGGCGATAATCTCGGATATATCGCATTCCCGAAGACTGGTGCAGAAGATGTCTACAGTGCGACGATCGGCTTCCAGAACTCGGCGGCGCCTTACTCCTTGTTCGTGAACAACAGTTCCAAGCACCTTGACAAAGCCAAGGAATTCGCCATCAAGCTGTCCCTTAAGCTCAATGATGAGTTCGTACGCAAAGGCCTGCCGGGCTATGCATCAAGCGAAGTAAAGTCGGAGTCGCAGAATGAGCAGCTCTCCGCTTATGCTTCCGATATCAGCAAAACAGCAAAAACCCAGGCGATGTGGTTCGGCCTGCTGTCGGCAGATACAGGTCAGGAATACCGTGATATGACGCAGCAGCTCTATGGCGGCAATCTGACGCCTGAGGAATACACGGCCCAGCTGGAAACATTGCTTCGTTCGGCAGAGTAA